The following are from one region of the Nostoc cf. commune SO-36 genome:
- a CDS encoding type ISP restriction/modification enzyme has protein sequence MSKLLVSQYHTEVERIIQFGGSRKETSIRVAPKAKLKADAANGTIILDDFTTLEGVPKIAWEYRLGNRCALEWILDQYKEKKPKDPTIAEKFNMYRFADYKEQVIDLLQRVCTVSVETMQIIQQIEV, from the coding sequence ATGTCTAAACTTCTGGTTAGCCAATATCACACAGAAGTAGAAAGAATTATTCAATTTGGCGGTTCACGTAAAGAAACATCGATTCGGGTTGCACCAAAGGCAAAACTTAAAGCCGATGCAGCCAATGGAACTATTATTTTAGATGATTTCACCACTTTAGAAGGTGTCCCTAAAATTGCTTGGGAATATCGCCTTGGCAACCGTTGTGCTTTAGAATGGATATTAGATCAATACAAAGAAAAGAAACCTAAAGATCCGACAATTGCGGAAAAATTCAATATGTATCGCTTTGCAGATTACAAAGAACAGGTAATAGATTTACTACAAAGAGTCTGCACCGTCAGCGTGGAAACAATGCAGATTATTCAACAGATTGAAGTGTAG
- the hpnH gene encoding adenosyl-hopene transferase HpnH, with protein MAVNLQQAMDIGKYLVTQRLKGRKRFPLVLMLEPLFRCNLACTGCGKIQHPKEILKQNLTPEQCFAAVEECGAPVVSIPGGEPLLHPQIDEIVQGLIERKKYIYLCTNGLLLEKSLDKFQPSPYLTFSVHLDGMRELHDQCVDRKGVFDIAVKAIRTAKAKGFRVTTNTTIFEGTQPQDMQEFFDFLETLNTDGMMISPGYSYEWAPDQDHFLHREQTRALFREILSPYRSGEKNWNFNHNPLFLDFLTGEKDYECTPWGSPSYSVLGWQKPCYLLNEGYYSTFKELLAQTDWSQYGQKSGNPKCADCMVHCGYEPTAAMDAMQPQNMARALGSVFGRS; from the coding sequence ATGGCAGTTAATCTACAACAAGCGATGGATATTGGGAAGTATCTGGTTACGCAGCGTTTAAAAGGGCGTAAACGCTTCCCCTTGGTATTGATGTTGGAACCTCTTTTTCGTTGTAATTTAGCTTGTACTGGTTGTGGTAAAATCCAACATCCAAAGGAAATTTTAAAGCAAAATCTCACTCCCGAACAGTGCTTTGCCGCAGTGGAAGAGTGCGGCGCACCGGTTGTCTCAATTCCTGGCGGAGAACCTCTGCTACATCCTCAGATTGATGAGATTGTCCAAGGATTAATTGAGCGCAAGAAATATATTTACTTGTGTACCAACGGTTTGTTATTAGAAAAGAGTCTAGATAAGTTTCAGCCTTCCCCTTACCTAACTTTTAGTGTGCATTTAGATGGAATGCGGGAATTGCACGATCAATGTGTCGATCGCAAAGGTGTTTTTGATATTGCTGTCAAAGCCATTCGCACCGCTAAAGCTAAGGGCTTTCGTGTTACCACTAACACCACCATCTTTGAGGGTACTCAACCCCAAGATATGCAAGAGTTCTTCGACTTTCTGGAAACACTAAATACTGACGGGATGATGATTTCTCCTGGTTACAGTTACGAGTGGGCGCCAGATCAAGATCATTTTCTCCACCGAGAACAAACACGCGCCCTCTTCCGGGAAATTCTCTCTCCATACAGAAGTGGCGAAAAAAACTGGAACTTCAATCACAATCCGCTCTTTCTAGATTTTCTCACAGGTGAAAAAGACTACGAATGCACACCTTGGGGTAGCCCTAGTTATAGCGTTCTCGGTTGGCAAAAACCTTGCTATCTGCTGAACGAAGGTTATTACTCTACCTTCAAGGAATTACTAGCACAAACTGATTGGAGTCAATATGGACAGAAGAGTGGTAATCCCAAGTGTGCCGATTGCATGGTTCACTGCGGTTACGAACCTACCGCCGCTATGGATGCAATGCAGCCGCAAAATATGGCGCGTGCCCTTGGTAGTGTGTTTGGCAGGAGCTAA
- the hpnA gene encoding hopanoid-associated sugar epimerase — MQVFVTGGTGFIGAHLVRLLLQQGYTVKALARSSSNLENLHGLDVEIVKGDLNDPNLWQQMAGCQYLFHVAAHYSLWQTDRELLHRYNVLGTRNVLAAARKANIERTVYTSSVAAIGVGSSGEVVDERHQSPVEKLVGDYKKSKFLAEQEAMQAVATGQKVVIVNPSSPIGSLDIKPTPTGDIILRFLRRQMPFYLDTGLNFIDVRDVAWGHLLALQRGKSGDRYILGHQNLSLKQLLEQLADITGLKAPQQTVPAWLPLSVAWVDEKILAPLGKSPSVPLDGVRMAKQPMYYNATKAVRELSLPQSSLNAALKEAVDWFVAQGYVK, encoded by the coding sequence ATGCAGGTTTTTGTCACAGGGGGTACGGGTTTTATTGGCGCTCACTTGGTACGGTTGTTGCTGCAACAGGGTTACACAGTCAAAGCACTGGCACGCTCAAGCAGCAATTTGGAAAATCTACACGGTTTGGATGTGGAAATTGTTAAAGGCGATTTGAACGATCCAAATCTTTGGCAACAAATGGCAGGTTGTCAATACCTATTTCATGTCGCAGCCCATTATTCCCTCTGGCAAACAGACCGAGAATTACTCCATCGTTACAATGTTTTGGGTACGCGTAATGTCTTGGCAGCCGCTCGTAAAGCAAACATCGAGCGCACCGTTTACACAAGTTCAGTTGCGGCAATTGGGGTAGGATCATCTGGGGAAGTTGTCGATGAAAGACATCAGAGTCCTGTAGAAAAGTTGGTGGGTGACTATAAAAAGTCTAAGTTTCTGGCTGAACAAGAAGCTATGCAAGCCGTTGCTACAGGTCAGAAGGTAGTTATTGTCAATCCCAGTAGCCCCATTGGTTCTTTGGATATCAAACCTACCCCTACGGGTGATATAATTTTACGGTTTTTACGAAGGCAAATGCCTTTTTACTTGGATACTGGTTTGAATTTTATCGATGTGCGTGATGTGGCATGGGGGCATTTACTGGCTTTGCAGAGGGGTAAATCAGGCGATCGCTATATCTTAGGTCATCAAAACCTCAGTTTAAAGCAACTACTCGAACAACTCGCCGATATCACAGGTCTAAAAGCACCTCAACAAACTGTACCCGCTTGGTTGCCCCTTAGCGTTGCCTGGGTTGATGAAAAGATTCTCGCACCCCTGGGAAAATCGCCCTCAGTGCCATTGGATGGCGTTCGCATGGCGAAACAACCTATGTATTATAATGCTACAAAAGCTGTCCGAGAATTGAGTCTACCTCAATCTTCGCTGAACGCTGCACTTAAGGAGGCTGTGGATTGGTTTGTAGCTCAGGGTTACGTCAAATGA
- a CDS encoding efflux RND transporter permease subunit: protein MVKLDNSKSARELFNISKLAIQFSWLTVSFWIAVTVAGVLAFSSLKYALFPDITFPVVVVNATAPLTTALDTETKLTKPLEERLQSLEGLENIRSSTYPSQTAVALSFAVGTNLETSTKEVETALKQLTLPQGATSKIIPLNLNESAAISYAVESPKRNLTDLTKLAQDEIVSAIAKLPGVLKVSLLGGATATPLNPANVSAAAIPQAGATLVRFNGQNALAFQVIKRGDANTLEVVSQVEKEVQRLRSNLKDVNLTLAATQAEYIRQATQSTIDALLEAVLLSIVVIFPFLWNWRATLISALAIPTSLLATFIVMAIFGFNLETITLLALALVIGSVIDDAIIDVENIMRHIEDGETPRQAAFSATDEIGLTVVATTATAVAVFLPIGLMGGVIGQFFKPFGITVSAAMIASTLVARTLSPALATYWLKPVTSTTQRQKANIWVNFTQFYRNLLNWSLNHRKTVIALAIVSFLAGMALSLFIPKGFIPKLDRGEFNITYTAPLPTIPSGAEGQARNFNPQSPTPNPLNDSLEVAKKLEDVVRKSPVVETVFTTVGSREGEPNKGTLYVKLKEDRNIKTAEVQDQLRSSLPNLPGVSTSVEDIQFVDTGGQKPLQASLRGDNLQSLSKAAKAIKERIERLPGFADVTVTSETNPQGTVFQIERLNNQRVAYISANLGKDLSLGSATDQLLAEAKAVLPAGVTLDLGGDSARQGEVFSSFGTTLLLSALCIVVVLVLLFKSWIDPVVIGVSLPLSIVGAMLALLFTKSDFGMISLIGFVFLLGLANKNAILLVDYINQLRKSGLDRTEAVLTAGPVRLRPIMMTTASTLLGMLPIALGFGAGSELRSPMAVAIAGGLVTSTILSLIVVPVVYTILDDWFPRFKKRGAA from the coding sequence ATGGTTAAGCTTGATAACTCCAAATCCGCACGAGAACTCTTCAATATTTCCAAGTTGGCGATTCAATTTTCGTGGCTGACGGTGAGTTTTTGGATTGCCGTAACAGTAGCTGGCGTTCTGGCTTTCAGTTCCCTTAAGTATGCCTTGTTTCCAGATATTACTTTTCCAGTGGTGGTTGTGAATGCTACAGCCCCCCTGACAACTGCCCTGGATACAGAGACGAAGCTGACTAAACCCCTGGAAGAACGCCTCCAATCTTTAGAAGGACTGGAGAATATTCGCTCATCCACCTATCCGAGTCAAACTGCTGTTGCCCTTTCTTTCGCCGTTGGAACGAATTTAGAAACATCGACCAAAGAGGTTGAAACTGCACTCAAGCAGTTGACTCTACCTCAAGGAGCAACTTCCAAAATTATTCCCCTGAATCTAAACGAGTCAGCGGCCATTAGCTATGCCGTAGAGAGTCCTAAGCGGAATCTTACAGATTTGACGAAGTTGGCGCAAGATGAGATTGTGAGTGCGATCGCTAAACTACCAGGAGTGCTGAAAGTCTCACTATTGGGCGGTGCTACTGCAACTCCCCTAAATCCAGCGAATGTAAGTGCAGCCGCCATCCCCCAAGCAGGGGCAACATTAGTCAGGTTTAACGGTCAAAATGCACTGGCATTTCAGGTAATTAAACGCGGTGACGCGAACACCTTGGAAGTAGTGAGTCAGGTTGAGAAAGAAGTTCAAAGGCTACGCTCTAACCTCAAGGATGTTAACCTCACCTTAGCTGCCACGCAAGCAGAATATATCCGCCAAGCTACCCAGTCAACAATCGATGCTTTGCTGGAAGCAGTCTTGTTGTCAATAGTGGTAATTTTTCCTTTTTTGTGGAATTGGCGGGCAACTCTCATCTCTGCCTTGGCAATTCCGACGTCTTTGTTGGCGACGTTTATCGTCATGGCAATTTTTGGCTTTAACCTAGAAACGATTACGTTGCTGGCTTTGGCCTTAGTGATTGGCAGTGTCATCGATGATGCAATTATCGATGTCGAAAACATTATGCGGCACATCGAAGATGGCGAAACTCCCCGCCAAGCCGCCTTTTCAGCTACAGATGAAATTGGCTTAACAGTCGTTGCCACCACTGCTACAGCAGTAGCGGTTTTTTTACCCATTGGTTTGATGGGAGGAGTAATCGGACAGTTCTTCAAGCCTTTTGGAATCACAGTTTCAGCAGCCATGATTGCTTCGACATTGGTTGCTCGTACATTATCACCAGCCTTAGCCACCTATTGGTTAAAACCTGTTACTTCAACTACCCAACGCCAAAAAGCCAACATTTGGGTGAATTTTACCCAATTTTACAGAAACTTACTTAACTGGTCTTTAAACCACCGCAAAACAGTCATTGCACTAGCCATAGTTAGCTTTCTTGCAGGTATGGCACTGAGTCTATTCATTCCCAAAGGGTTTATTCCTAAATTAGATCGCGGTGAGTTCAATATTACCTATACCGCACCCTTGCCGACTATTCCGAGTGGAGCAGAGGGACAGGCGAGAAATTTCAATCCCCAGTCTCCAACCCCCAATCCATTGAACGATTCTCTAGAGGTTGCCAAGAAACTAGAAGATGTGGTGAGAAAATCTCCAGTAGTGGAAACAGTGTTTACTACTGTTGGTTCTCGTGAAGGTGAGCCAAACAAAGGTACGCTTTATGTGAAGCTCAAGGAAGACCGCAACATCAAAACGGCGGAAGTACAAGACCAATTACGCTCATCTTTGCCTAATCTGCCTGGTGTGAGTACTAGCGTCGAAGATATTCAATTTGTTGACACTGGTGGACAAAAACCTTTACAGGCATCATTGCGAGGCGATAACCTCCAAAGCCTCAGCAAAGCTGCCAAGGCAATTAAAGAGCGGATCGAAAGATTACCGGGATTTGCTGATGTGACTGTGACAAGTGAAACAAATCCCCAGGGTACAGTTTTTCAAATTGAGCGGCTCAACAATCAAAGAGTAGCCTATATCAGTGCCAATCTGGGCAAGGATTTATCTTTAGGTAGTGCCACAGACCAACTATTAGCCGAAGCGAAAGCAGTGTTACCTGCTGGTGTAACTTTAGACTTGGGAGGAGATTCTGCCCGTCAAGGTGAAGTCTTTAGTAGTTTTGGTACTACTTTGCTTTTATCAGCATTGTGCATTGTCGTAGTACTGGTTTTGCTGTTTAAAAGCTGGATAGACCCAGTAGTTATTGGTGTTTCTTTGCCCTTATCAATTGTCGGTGCGATGTTGGCTTTACTCTTCACCAAAAGTGACTTTGGGATGATATCGCTAATTGGCTTCGTATTTTTGTTGGGACTAGCAAACAAAAATGCCATCTTACTGGTAGATTACATCAACCAACTCCGTAAATCTGGCTTAGACCGCACAGAGGCGGTTCTGACAGCAGGGCCGGTGCGCCTTAGACCAATTATGATGACCACTGCCTCCACACTTTTAGGGATGCTACCGATCGCATTGGGTTTTGGTGCTGGTTCCGAATTGCGATCGCCTATGGCCGTTGCGATCGCAGGTGGACTAGTAACTTCAACTATCCTCAGTTTGATAGTTGTGCCGGTAGTATACACCATTTTGGATGATTGGTTTCCCCGATTTAAGAAGAGGGGGGCAGCTTGA
- a CDS encoding 5'-methylthioadenosine/S-adenosylhomocysteine nucleosidase family protein, translated as MTNFLPINTILVPQGAEYKAVCRGLSGIIGSIPTVVAIPVGMKPLLKYLQQGQFLAPSRVLIMGICGSLSDRYTVGDIVLYQDCIYQGKQQECDRTFTAQLHFSQSQKVSLVKCLTSDRVIWSAVEKRHLGEALAADVVDMEGFTALEFFNAAGVAVAMLRVVSDDCQHNIPDLTSAINSDGSLKPFPLAIAMLRQPLAATRLIRGSLTALKVLEQVTNRLFSGNKLE; from the coding sequence GTGACTAATTTTTTACCCATTAACACAATTCTAGTGCCTCAGGGAGCAGAATATAAAGCTGTGTGTCGCGGATTAAGCGGCATTATCGGCTCCATCCCAACGGTAGTAGCCATACCTGTTGGGATGAAGCCTTTACTCAAATATCTGCAACAAGGACAATTTCTCGCTCCATCGAGAGTGCTGATTATGGGGATATGTGGCAGCTTGAGCGATCGCTACACGGTTGGTGATATTGTCCTGTATCAAGATTGTATTTATCAGGGGAAGCAGCAAGAGTGCGATCGCACTTTTACAGCACAATTGCACTTTTCGCAATCACAAAAAGTATCTTTAGTCAAGTGTCTGACAAGCGATCGCGTGATTTGGTCTGCGGTCGAAAAACGCCATTTAGGTGAGGCTTTGGCGGCTGATGTTGTTGATATGGAGGGATTTACCGCCTTAGAATTTTTTAATGCGGCTGGAGTTGCAGTAGCAATGCTGCGAGTAGTCAGCGACGATTGTCAGCACAATATCCCCGATCTCACATCGGCAATTAACTCAGATGGCTCCCTAAAGCCTTTCCCTTTAGCGATCGCAATGCTTCGACAACCCCTTGCTGCTACTCGGCTAATTCGAGGTTCATTAACAGCATTAAAGGTGTTAGAGCAAGTTACAAATCGGCTCTTTTCTGGTAATAAACTGGAATAA
- a CDS encoding metal-binding protein, whose product MPSGRTHDRITMYALPLVAGVTLWQTRSSNATLLVAGGFLFGGLMFGPDLDIYSVQFQRWGFLRWIWLPYQKSLRHRSFLSHGPIIGTILRILYLGCLLALLAIFVLAVAERFWNLSFTWQDLGQTVGRSLVQYDTEYVALFLGLELGAMSHSLSDWGGSAYKRVRKQGVRGLLPSGKIKKRKVRGGNRRARVKK is encoded by the coding sequence ATGCCCTCTGGTCGGACGCACGATCGCATTACTATGTATGCTCTGCCATTGGTGGCGGGCGTTACTTTGTGGCAGACTCGCAGCAGCAATGCGACTTTGTTGGTTGCAGGCGGGTTTCTCTTTGGTGGGTTGATGTTTGGCCCCGATTTGGATATCTACTCTGTGCAATTCCAACGCTGGGGTTTCTTGCGCTGGATTTGGCTACCTTATCAAAAAAGTCTGCGGCATCGTTCTTTTTTATCCCACGGGCCGATTATTGGCACGATTCTGCGGATACTTTATCTGGGGTGTTTGCTTGCTCTTTTGGCAATTTTCGTTTTGGCAGTTGCCGAAAGGTTCTGGAATCTGAGTTTTACTTGGCAGGATTTGGGACAAACTGTGGGGCGATCGCTCGTGCAATACGATACTGAATATGTCGCCCTGTTTTTGGGGTTGGAACTCGGTGCAATGAGTCATTCTCTCAGCGATTGGGGGGGTTCGGCTTATAAGCGCGTGCGAAAACAGGGGGTTCGGGGGTTGCTTCCTAGTGGCAAAATTAAGAAGCGGAAAGTGAGGGGTGGTAATCGTCGGGCGAGAGTAAAGAAATAA
- the mazG gene encoding nucleoside triphosphate pyrophosphohydrolase: MEKQEETLRALQELIEVVAKLRSPDGGCPWDLAQTAETLTPFVIEEAYEVVDAIKSGDKDAIAEELGDLLLQVVLQAQIASESGQFSLKEITQGISQKLIRRHPHVFGDVSVASVDEVRQNWEQIKATEKGEASPEAQKLSAKLARYGRTLPPLTAAMKISQKAAAIGFEWENIQGVWDKFHEELGEFQQALAEETPERQEAELGDLLFAVIQLARWHNLDPSTALQGTNQRFVQRLEKMEAVVDRPLSDYSLNELEKLWQQAKAQIANEGSRE; this comes from the coding sequence ATGGAAAAGCAAGAAGAGACTTTGAGGGCGTTGCAGGAGTTGATTGAGGTGGTGGCAAAGTTGCGATCGCCTGATGGTGGTTGTCCTTGGGATTTGGCTCAAACTGCCGAAACTTTGACGCCCTTTGTGATTGAGGAAGCTTACGAGGTGGTGGATGCAATTAAGAGTGGAGATAAGGATGCGATCGCAGAGGAGTTAGGCGATTTATTATTACAGGTGGTATTGCAAGCCCAAATCGCTAGCGAATCTGGGCAATTTTCCCTCAAAGAAATAACTCAGGGGATTTCCCAAAAGTTGATTCGCCGTCATCCCCATGTGTTTGGTGATGTGTCGGTGGCAAGTGTGGATGAGGTGCGGCAAAATTGGGAACAGATTAAGGCTACGGAGAAGGGCGAAGCATCTCCAGAGGCGCAAAAACTTAGTGCTAAACTTGCTCGTTATGGGCGCACCCTTCCCCCACTGACGGCGGCGATGAAGATTTCTCAAAAGGCTGCGGCGATCGGGTTTGAATGGGAAAATATTCAGGGCGTTTGGGATAAGTTTCATGAGGAGTTGGGGGAGTTTCAACAGGCTTTAGCTGAGGAAACACCAGAACGGCAAGAAGCAGAATTAGGCGATTTACTATTTGCGGTAATTCAGCTAGCCCGTTGGCATAACCTTGACCCCAGCACTGCTTTGCAAGGCACTAATCAACGATTTGTGCAGCGATTAGAAAAAATGGAGGCAGTTGTTGATCGCCCCCTTTCTGATTACAGTTTGAATGAGTTAGAAAAGTTATGGCAACAGGCAAAAGCTCAAATTGCTAACGAGGGGAGTAGGGAGTAG